In Rattus norvegicus strain BN/NHsdMcwi chromosome 3, GRCr8, whole genome shotgun sequence, a genomic segment contains:
- the LOC134486269 gene encoding spindlin-2-like → MKPEHRTMWTRSAMAYHTGSTAMKKRMYVRWMITPSTQKRQRRKPSPQALGNIVGCRISHQWKEGDEPVTQWKAIVLDQLPTNPSLYLVKYDGIDCVYGLKLHSDERILKLKVLPHKVVFPQGKDTHFASATVGQAVEHKFEGKHGFKDNWRGVVLAQVAFMKDWFYITHKKDSVLYIYQLLDITQKVTSVSFQRLLQQR, encoded by the coding sequence atgaagcctgaacacagaacgatgtGGACCAGGAGTGCCATGGCCTACCACACTGGGTCTACAGCAATGAAGAAGAGGATGTACGTGAGGTGGATGATCACACCATCCACCCAGAAGCGGCAGAGGAGgaagccttctccccaggccctggggaacattgtgggctgcagaatttcccaccaatggaaggaaggagatgagcctgtcacccaatggaaggccatcgttctagatcaactgccaacaaatccctctctctatctggtcaagtatgatggaattgactgtgtctacggactgaaacttcacagtgatgagaggattttaaagcttaaggtcttgcctcacaaagtagtatTTCCTCAAGGGAAAGACACCCATTTCGCAAGTGCCACGGTTGGccaagctgtggagcataaatttgagggcaaacatggctttaaggacaactggaggggggtggtcctagcccaggtggcattcatgaaggactggttttacatcacccaCAAAAAAGATTCAGTcttatacatctaccagctcctggatattacacagaaggtaacctccgtatcattccagagactcctccagcagagatga